A single window of Nocardia sp. NBC_01327 DNA harbors:
- a CDS encoding ATP/GTP-binding protein → MPRHPRVATRKVSTNDDPTAVNGLTESAQQQSSMTRRRGPRRARWLDRYGWYEPRSEGAWTTTRQAEAWNLATSRRRVRQDGVLAGLNTISQELEIVDAFAAYGDETSGINVCVIGDIGRGKSSWIKTVCVLRQLVAGRQVVVLDKKPQAGRGEYTPLAEALGAESIRFKVGGAGARLNLLDPAISAGGEHRGGLDGVVPAGQEALVLAVLTDAMGRPLDEKEKAAVGSGLGLVNADARAQGRDPIIRELAMRLLDPHRGDGHELGGRWSERALEWGLEPGLALLRLADRDLRGLVDAPTSPAVRDALDTHPLVHMDLSALPTEGPALRVVMTTANTWLANKLAARSAAHEQTILVVEEGWHVAVGSTGEVFRSNLKLSRGLALSTVSAFHHPADTPADSPARSLMAEASIVVLFGQARADDAAETARLYRLPAGTEETLMRLGRGQALVKIGSRDPILVTHIRSPFETALTDTDAAITGHMSGFTPTEAFQNLTRGGEQQ, encoded by the coding sequence ATGCCGCGACACCCTCGAGTCGCCACCCGCAAGGTATCGACGAACGACGACCCCACCGCGGTGAACGGACTCACCGAAAGCGCCCAGCAGCAATCGTCGATGACGCGACGGCGAGGACCGCGGCGCGCACGATGGCTGGACCGCTATGGCTGGTACGAGCCACGCAGCGAGGGCGCCTGGACCACCACCCGCCAGGCCGAGGCATGGAATCTGGCCACCAGCCGCCGCCGCGTCCGCCAAGACGGCGTGCTGGCCGGACTCAACACCATCTCCCAGGAACTCGAGATCGTCGACGCCTTCGCCGCCTACGGCGACGAAACCTCCGGCATCAACGTGTGCGTCATCGGCGATATCGGCCGCGGCAAATCCTCCTGGATCAAAACCGTTTGCGTACTACGCCAACTCGTCGCCGGCCGCCAAGTCGTAGTTCTAGACAAGAAACCCCAAGCCGGACGCGGCGAATACACCCCGCTGGCCGAAGCACTCGGGGCAGAAAGCATCCGATTCAAGGTCGGCGGTGCCGGTGCCCGGCTGAATCTCCTCGATCCGGCCATCAGCGCGGGTGGCGAACACCGCGGCGGCCTCGACGGTGTTGTGCCCGCCGGCCAGGAAGCGCTGGTACTGGCTGTGCTCACCGACGCCATGGGCCGCCCACTCGACGAGAAAGAGAAAGCCGCCGTCGGCTCGGGACTGGGACTGGTCAACGCCGACGCCCGCGCCCAAGGACGCGACCCGATCATTCGAGAACTCGCGATGCGGCTGCTGGACCCGCACCGAGGCGACGGGCACGAACTCGGCGGCCGCTGGAGCGAACGCGCCCTGGAATGGGGCCTGGAACCGGGTCTGGCCCTGCTGCGCTTGGCCGACCGCGACCTGCGCGGCCTGGTCGACGCCCCCACCAGCCCCGCGGTACGCGACGCCCTAGATACGCACCCGCTGGTCCATATGGACCTGTCCGCGCTGCCCACCGAAGGACCGGCATTGCGGGTGGTGATGACCACCGCGAACACCTGGCTGGCCAACAAGCTCGCCGCCCGCTCGGCCGCGCACGAGCAAACCATCCTCGTCGTCGAGGAAGGCTGGCACGTCGCGGTCGGCTCCACCGGAGAAGTCTTCCGGTCGAACCTGAAACTCTCACGCGGGCTCGCACTTTCGACCGTCTCGGCATTCCACCACCCCGCCGATACACCCGCCGATTCCCCGGCGCGCTCACTGATGGCCGAAGCCTCGATCGTCGTATTGTTCGGCCAGGCCCGCGCCGACGACGCCGCCGAAACCGCACGCCTGTACCGGCTGCCGGCCGGAACCGAGGAGACATTGATGCGGCTCGGGCGCGGGCAGGCACTGGTCAAGATCGGTTCACGAGATCCGATCCTGGTCACGCACATCCGGTCTCCGTTCGAGACAGCGCTCACCGACACCGACGCCGCGATCACCGGCCACATGAGTGGGTTCACTCCAACTGAGGCTTTCCAGAATCTGACGCGAGGCGGTGAGCAGCAGTGA
- a CDS encoding helix-turn-helix domain-containing protein — MQWNLRMKAAERGIWKSTEMRRLLAESGVEISAGKMSQLWTGTPNIVRLDELDVICSILNCEPSDLLIREPHKVHQRRPDQQQAASASVTPQIITPRLGNRRSEPPL; from the coding sequence GTGCAGTGGAACCTGCGGATGAAGGCCGCTGAGCGCGGTATCTGGAAGTCGACCGAGATGCGGCGCCTGCTCGCCGAGTCCGGCGTGGAGATCAGCGCGGGCAAGATGTCCCAGCTGTGGACCGGCACCCCCAACATCGTCCGCCTCGACGAGCTCGACGTAATCTGCTCCATCCTGAACTGCGAGCCGTCGGACCTGCTGATCCGTGAACCCCACAAGGTCCACCAGCGACGACCCGACCAGCAGCAGGCTGCCTCGGCATCCGTTACGCCACAGATCATCACGCCACGACTGGGCAACCGGCGCTCCGAACCACCACTGTGA
- a CDS encoding tyrosine-type recombinase/integrase produces the protein MNLAVVRNLSSARALRTQHDVEDFEQEVVDQYAIAMAAANLSDSHIGSARAVIVEFARSLDGPLWTATCDDGDRFLAQQRLAGLAHSTRASKAGQLACFYDFVIRRYQGDVHALTGCVVEQPIDEYNRPRSPVYADVRVPPSNAEMELLFGQWRSSITQARKYLPAARDYFAASLWRRLGLRINESVMLDIRDWRPDLGAFGKLHVRHGKGSRGRGPKPRLVPAINGADRLIDWWLGDVRHQFGSDWSNPDAPLLPSERRDRDFGRCLRITTDPLRKSLAAAADTWLPGWAGRLTPHVLRHYCASSLYAEGMDVVALQELLGHEWLSTTTRYIHVHSQHIEQAWTVANQRLEARFEEM, from the coding sequence ATGAACTTGGCTGTAGTTCGCAATCTTTCGTCCGCGCGTGCGCTGCGGACGCAGCACGATGTCGAGGATTTCGAGCAAGAAGTCGTCGACCAGTACGCGATCGCTATGGCGGCCGCGAATCTCTCCGACAGTCACATCGGCAGCGCCCGGGCCGTGATCGTCGAGTTCGCCCGGTCCCTGGATGGCCCACTCTGGACGGCCACTTGCGATGATGGGGATCGTTTCCTCGCTCAGCAGCGACTCGCGGGCCTGGCTCACAGCACCCGCGCGAGCAAGGCCGGACAGTTGGCCTGCTTCTACGATTTCGTGATCCGCCGCTACCAGGGCGATGTCCATGCCCTGACCGGCTGCGTCGTCGAGCAGCCGATCGACGAGTACAACCGGCCACGCAGTCCCGTGTACGCCGACGTTCGCGTGCCACCGTCGAATGCGGAGATGGAGCTGCTGTTCGGGCAGTGGCGCTCGTCGATCACCCAAGCCCGCAAATACCTTCCCGCAGCGCGGGATTACTTCGCAGCCTCGTTGTGGCGCCGGCTGGGCTTGCGGATCAACGAGTCGGTCATGCTCGACATCAGGGACTGGCGTCCGGACCTCGGTGCGTTCGGGAAACTGCATGTGCGCCACGGCAAGGGCAGCCGCGGCCGCGGTCCCAAACCGCGCCTGGTGCCCGCGATCAACGGCGCGGACCGGCTGATCGACTGGTGGCTCGGCGACGTGCGCCACCAGTTCGGCAGTGACTGGTCCAACCCCGACGCACCCTTGTTGCCCAGCGAACGGCGTGACCGGGACTTCGGCCGATGCCTGCGCATTACCACTGACCCGCTGCGCAAAAGCCTTGCCGCAGCAGCAGATACGTGGCTGCCCGGCTGGGCCGGGCGGCTGACTCCACACGTGCTGCGCCACTACTGCGCCTCGTCGCTCTACGCCGAAGGCATGGACGTCGTGGCGCTGCAGGAGCTGCTCGGACACGAGTGGCTCTCGACTACGACCCGCTACATCCACGTCCACAGCCAGCACATCGAACAGGCGTGGACCGTAGCCAACCAGCGGCTGGAAGCCCGTTTCGAGGAGATGTGA
- a CDS encoding type IV secretory system conjugative DNA transfer family protein, which produces MKRLVRPGKPNPPPLAVDVGALIEQPRRHVWLQHRDGVIVHGPTGAGKTWRVAWQRVIDAPGFVLATTTKADLVAATLLDRAARGAVAVFDPEHLTGWPDGIAWSILTGCTDPDTAIRRADALARAMPLEGTRNGAYFEQKAATMLRCCLHAAALRGLSIREVRVWVSARTNHTPVDILADTLPDWASELDQILSSASESSDDVLAAASRLLEPLASPTLLAAVDVPAEQSFDVGEFVLSGANTLYLVSRGTTRSMAPFVAALAAEVHYVADRASQLLPGKRLDPPVRLVLDEMNNVAPIPDLPQIMTDSGGKGITVWAFAHNQDQNELRWGAEGGKVLAQSAPAMLILPGLRGVEELSALSRLIGERRRWEASLHEGSRSYALHDDTVLRTDEIRELGTDHGLLIYRNAPAMLLRLPSVWERRTWREAVTASTRAFDDIVAGRRPPPGDHQISPPREKEGGDCDE; this is translated from the coding sequence GTGAAAAGGCTTGTACGGCCAGGGAAACCGAACCCGCCGCCATTGGCGGTGGATGTCGGTGCTCTGATCGAGCAGCCGCGCCGGCACGTGTGGTTGCAGCACCGCGACGGAGTGATCGTGCACGGCCCCACCGGCGCGGGCAAGACCTGGCGGGTCGCCTGGCAGCGCGTCATCGACGCACCCGGTTTCGTTCTGGCCACCACCACCAAAGCCGACCTGGTCGCCGCCACGCTCCTGGACCGAGCCGCTCGCGGCGCGGTGGCGGTGTTCGATCCCGAGCATCTGACTGGGTGGCCCGACGGCATCGCCTGGTCCATCCTGACCGGCTGCACCGACCCGGACACCGCGATCCGCCGTGCAGATGCTCTCGCGCGCGCCATGCCCTTGGAAGGCACACGCAATGGTGCCTACTTCGAGCAGAAGGCTGCCACCATGCTGCGGTGCTGCCTGCACGCCGCGGCGCTGCGCGGGCTCTCGATTCGCGAAGTCCGCGTGTGGGTTTCAGCACGCACCAACCACACCCCCGTCGACATCCTCGCCGACACCCTGCCCGATTGGGCCAGCGAACTCGACCAAATCCTGTCCTCGGCAAGTGAATCGAGCGACGACGTCCTCGCTGCCGCCTCCCGGCTGCTCGAGCCCTTAGCGTCCCCGACCCTCCTAGCGGCGGTCGACGTACCGGCCGAACAGTCCTTCGACGTCGGCGAATTCGTGCTCTCGGGAGCGAACACCCTGTACCTCGTCTCCCGAGGCACCACGCGGTCGATGGCACCGTTCGTCGCGGCCCTCGCCGCTGAAGTGCACTACGTCGCTGACCGAGCTTCGCAGCTGTTGCCCGGCAAGCGGCTAGATCCGCCCGTGCGGCTGGTGCTGGACGAAATGAACAACGTCGCACCGATTCCCGACCTGCCGCAGATCATGACCGACTCCGGCGGCAAAGGCATCACAGTGTGGGCCTTCGCCCACAACCAAGACCAGAACGAACTGCGATGGGGCGCCGAAGGCGGCAAAGTCCTCGCCCAATCCGCACCCGCCATGCTGATCCTGCCCGGCCTACGCGGCGTCGAGGAACTTTCCGCGCTCTCGCGGCTGATCGGGGAACGCCGCCGCTGGGAAGCGAGCCTGCACGAAGGCTCGCGCAGTTACGCCCTGCACGACGACACCGTGCTGCGCACCGACGAAATCCGCGAACTGGGCACCGACCACGGCTTGCTGATCTACCGCAACGCCCCCGCCATGCTGCTACGCCTACCCAGCGTCTGGGAACGCCGCACGTGGCGGGAAGCCGTGACCGCCTCCACCCGCGCCTTCGACGACATCGTCGCCGGGCGCCGCCCACCCCCAGGGGATCACCAAATCAGCCCACCGCGCGAGAAGGAAGGAGGGGACTGTGATGAATAG
- a CDS encoding DUF1173 family protein yields the protein MYAIDDQIIDRARVGDDYLQPLLAAVHCSPHHRPRCLCSASETGGVDMYVARISGRYVLKRMPGTGPHHASVCASYTQPMELTGLAPLLGTAIREQPSTGLTRLALGFPMARSTGRAAAQADTGGIEAPGEVDVSKLSLRALLHFLWDEAEFVRWVPAMSGRRSWPAIRRYVLMAAETKTTKTRDLSELLWVPEPFTVAAKADIAARRTAAFARLVGTGKHRKLMLALGEVKDIAPARFGRHKLLIKHAPDCPFMIEPDTFTHLRHAFATELALRQALPDSKLIVLLTFGVTAAGVAVADRIALMNVSTDWIPFESVFEHTMITGLIGHGRRFTKSLRYNQPATSPLASLVLTDTDPPTACFLVTATTTGPPPQPDPNLPLRQWIWNTSVNAMPSIPPTTRHTSRTDLDRAPSPRHNAEEAPHSTPTKEAPSWPTHRTHPTDDSMKNSCATTSASTTT from the coding sequence ATGTACGCGATCGACGATCAGATCATCGACCGGGCCCGCGTCGGCGACGACTACTTGCAGCCCTTGCTGGCGGCGGTGCACTGCAGCCCCCACCACCGTCCCCGATGTTTGTGCAGCGCAAGCGAAACCGGTGGGGTCGATATGTACGTCGCCCGCATCAGTGGCCGATACGTGCTCAAACGCATGCCTGGCACCGGACCACATCATGCCTCCGTATGCGCGTCCTACACCCAGCCGATGGAATTGACCGGCTTAGCGCCTCTGCTCGGCACCGCGATTCGTGAACAACCCAGCACTGGACTCACACGCCTCGCGCTCGGATTCCCTATGGCCCGCAGCACAGGTCGCGCCGCGGCCCAGGCCGACACCGGTGGTATCGAGGCGCCGGGCGAGGTGGACGTCTCCAAGCTGTCGTTGCGTGCATTGCTTCACTTTCTCTGGGACGAAGCCGAATTCGTTCGCTGGGTGCCGGCGATGTCGGGCAGGCGCAGCTGGCCCGCGATCCGCCGATACGTACTCATGGCAGCGGAAACGAAAACGACCAAAACCCGGGATCTATCCGAACTGCTCTGGGTACCCGAACCGTTCACCGTCGCCGCGAAAGCCGACATCGCTGCCCGCCGCACCGCCGCGTTCGCCCGGCTGGTCGGTACCGGCAAGCACCGCAAGCTCATGCTCGCCCTCGGCGAAGTCAAGGACATCGCCCCTGCCCGTTTCGGACGGCACAAGCTGCTGATCAAACACGCCCCCGACTGTCCGTTCATGATCGAGCCCGACACTTTCACCCACCTGCGCCACGCCTTCGCTACCGAACTCGCACTGCGCCAGGCCCTTCCGGACTCCAAGCTGATCGTGCTGCTCACCTTCGGCGTCACAGCGGCCGGCGTGGCGGTCGCGGACCGCATCGCCCTGATGAACGTGAGCACTGACTGGATCCCGTTCGAATCGGTCTTCGAGCACACCATGATCACCGGACTGATCGGCCACGGCCGCCGATTCACCAAATCCCTGCGCTACAACCAGCCCGCCACCAGCCCGCTCGCCTCGCTGGTACTCACCGACACCGACCCACCCACCGCCTGCTTCCTCGTCACAGCCACTACTACAGGACCACCTCCGCAACCGGATCCGAATCTTCCTCTGAGGCAATGGATCTGGAACACCTCCGTTAACGCCATGCCCAGCATTCCACCGACCACGCGACACACCAGCAGAACTGACCTTGACCGGGCTCCGAGCCCACGCCACAACGCCGAGGAGGCACCCCACTCGACACCCACCAAGGAGGCACCGTCATGGCCGACACACCGCACACACCCGACGGACGATTCAATGAAGAACAGCTGCGCAACGACTTCCGCTTCTACCACTACATGA
- a CDS encoding helix-turn-helix domain-containing protein, with protein sequence MTETGRRSDPNALRFLIGRELKDARESARMSQKQAGEKIDCTATKINYLETGKSTQQPTEVAVLLEAFGADRTHIERVSALAGQADQATWWAPFGPVFPNWFKTFVGLEGLAESQDCYTSLHLPGQMQTPEYAAALLEGHLRVAPADAPQVVRGRMARHRLTGEHPLRMRVVMEEYVLDRIAGGPQVMKPQFEHLLELAVLPNVELHVMPVDVAVHDGLDGDFIVLNFESARSIGYIEYPAGALYVQEEDQVELYKMAIDRMCAAALSESDSVDAIESRLVALEHRSNR encoded by the coding sequence GTGACTGAGACGGGTAGGCGATCTGATCCCAACGCGCTTCGGTTCCTGATCGGCCGGGAACTCAAGGACGCTCGCGAAAGTGCTCGGATGTCGCAAAAACAGGCCGGCGAGAAGATCGACTGCACCGCAACGAAGATCAACTACTTGGAGACCGGCAAATCGACGCAGCAGCCGACCGAGGTGGCCGTCCTGTTGGAGGCATTCGGGGCCGATCGCACGCACATAGAACGGGTCTCCGCCCTGGCCGGACAGGCGGACCAAGCCACGTGGTGGGCGCCTTTCGGTCCAGTTTTTCCGAACTGGTTCAAGACTTTCGTCGGCCTCGAAGGGCTAGCCGAGAGTCAGGACTGCTACACCTCCCTACATCTCCCGGGGCAGATGCAAACGCCTGAATACGCAGCCGCTCTGCTGGAGGGCCACTTGCGAGTCGCGCCTGCAGACGCACCGCAGGTGGTCCGTGGGCGAATGGCCCGTCACCGCCTCACCGGCGAACATCCGCTGCGTATGCGGGTCGTGATGGAGGAGTACGTCCTCGATCGAATTGCAGGCGGCCCGCAGGTCATGAAGCCGCAGTTCGAGCACTTGCTGGAGCTGGCTGTGCTCCCGAATGTAGAGCTCCACGTCATGCCCGTCGATGTAGCCGTACATGATGGCCTTGACGGTGACTTCATCGTTCTGAACTTCGAGTCTGCCCGAAGTATCGGATACATCGAATACCCCGCTGGCGCTCTATATGTCCAGGAGGAGGACCAGGTCGAGCTGTATAAAATGGCCATTGACCGGATGTGCGCCGCCGCGCTGTCCGAGTCCGACTCGGTTGATGCGATCGAGAGTCGGCTGGTAGCACTGGAGCATAGGAGCAACCGATGA
- a CDS encoding DUF397 domain-containing protein, whose protein sequence is MSTVDRLAWRTSSYSGNGEGCVDVAPTPSTVFVRHAKHHGQGTIAFTAEQWSDFVQEVLAGRPSRSGAVGVTCDTPDTVVSSGDVRLRFNEIEWSAFVAGATDGEFDFQ, encoded by the coding sequence ATGAGCACCGTAGACCGCCTGGCATGGCGGACCTCCAGTTACAGCGGCAACGGTGAAGGCTGCGTCGATGTTGCCCCGACTCCGTCGACGGTGTTCGTCAGGCATGCCAAACACCATGGCCAGGGCACCATCGCGTTCACGGCTGAACAGTGGTCAGACTTTGTTCAGGAGGTCTTGGCGGGTCGTCCCAGCCGTAGTGGTGCCGTTGGCGTTACGTGCGATACTCCTGACACGGTCGTCTCATCCGGTGATGTTCGTTTGCGGTTCAACGAGATTGAGTGGTCGGCGTTCGTAGCGGGGGCGACCGACGGCGAATTCGACTTCCAGTAA
- the cysS gene encoding cysteine--tRNA ligase has translation MTLRLFDTVTRTLRDFTPLIPGRASVYLCGATVQGEPHIGHVRCGVAFDVLRRWLQANNYEVAFVRNVTDVNDKILDKAADAGRPWWEWATTYERAFDRAYDELGVLPPSAQPRATEHITQMIELMARLIDAGHAYSACGNVYFDVRSYADYGLLSGHKLDDVQQGESAGMGKHDPRDFTLWKAAKPGEPTWPSPWGPGRPGWHVECSAMATTYLGAEFDIHCGGIDLIFPHHENEIAQSRAAGDGFARYWLHNGWVSLGGEKMSKSLGNVLSVPNMLTRVRAVELRYYLGSAHYRSMLEYSEQALDDAATAYRRLEAFVHKVRDIAGAVPLGEWTGAFAVALDDDLSIPKALAEIHNLVTSGNKALDSKDTAAATDIAAQVRRMLDILGVDPLDPHWNRRDTGMVDVTGHALDVLVAAQLEQRDAARAAKDWLTADEVRDRLAAAGIAVTDTPDDANWTLRR, from the coding sequence ATGACGCTGCGCCTGTTCGACACCGTGACGCGGACCCTGCGCGATTTCACCCCGCTCATCCCTGGCCGTGCGTCGGTGTATCTCTGCGGCGCCACCGTGCAGGGCGAACCGCATATCGGGCATGTGCGCTGCGGAGTCGCCTTCGATGTGCTGCGACGGTGGTTGCAGGCCAACAACTACGAGGTTGCCTTCGTACGCAACGTCACCGACGTCAACGACAAAATTTTGGACAAAGCCGCCGACGCCGGACGCCCCTGGTGGGAATGGGCCACCACCTACGAACGCGCCTTCGACCGCGCCTATGACGAACTCGGCGTACTGCCACCGTCCGCGCAGCCCCGCGCGACCGAGCACATCACCCAGATGATCGAGCTGATGGCGCGACTCATCGATGCCGGCCACGCCTACTCCGCTTGCGGCAACGTGTATTTCGACGTTCGCAGCTACGCCGATTACGGCTTGCTGTCCGGGCACAAGCTCGACGACGTGCAGCAAGGCGAGAGCGCCGGTATGGGCAAACACGATCCACGCGACTTCACGCTCTGGAAGGCAGCGAAACCCGGTGAGCCGACATGGCCGTCACCCTGGGGACCGGGACGACCCGGCTGGCATGTGGAATGCTCCGCGATGGCCACCACCTACCTCGGTGCCGAATTCGACATCCACTGCGGCGGAATCGATCTGATATTCCCCCACCACGAAAACGAGATCGCCCAATCTCGAGCCGCCGGTGACGGTTTCGCCCGCTACTGGCTCCACAACGGGTGGGTAAGCCTGGGCGGGGAAAAGATGTCGAAATCACTGGGCAACGTCCTCTCGGTACCCAACATGCTCACCCGAGTACGCGCAGTGGAACTTCGCTACTACCTCGGCAGCGCGCATTACCGCTCCATGCTGGAGTACTCCGAGCAAGCACTCGACGATGCCGCCACCGCCTACCGACGGCTGGAAGCCTTCGTGCACAAGGTCCGTGACATCGCAGGAGCGGTGCCACTGGGTGAATGGACCGGCGCGTTCGCCGTTGCGCTGGACGACGATCTCTCAATACCCAAGGCCTTGGCCGAGATCCACAACCTCGTAACCTCAGGCAACAAGGCGCTCGACAGCAAGGACACGGCCGCAGCCACCGACATCGCCGCTCAGGTGCGCAGGATGCTCGACATTCTCGGGGTAGACCCCTTGGACCCGCATTGGAACCGTCGCGACACCGGCATGGTCGACGTCACCGGTCATGCACTCGATGTGCTGGTAGCGGCCCAACTTGAGCAACGTGACGCCGCCCGCGCAGCCAAGGACTGGCTCACCGCCGACGAAGTGCGAGACCGCCTGGCCGCTGCTGGTATCGCCGTGACCGACACACCCGACGATGCGAATTGGACACTTCGCAGATGA
- a CDS encoding DinB family protein, translating to MSTLIVQWANQHDFHTLLKRSEVEDKPVLLDLHSPECSGCRGHDRDIYSDSDVARDIAEHTFPVRVVTTAPDQAATDIINNHIYIWSPTIQLLAPDQTRYHEWNGAPRRTRLSVGYQTVFHDTPGHLTPESFKAQLLVGRGKAALRKKKHGESIRLFDEAITRHSTDRVTVEEATRWRKVARNGGVIESTWDRHRQVTTSPLAIAVERFAQTVATVPDELLMKDWVGKPGAGDWQWYSDCLREVVLQGYQELCDFAVTAERERAKHGPQFNDTYRLLGQHRFAYREFQSLFVGVPDALLDNTPLRSERSIRENLAHVVMAEWWAYRPQILHALDRGRKGLPPQAVPAADTVAQHGEPPGNHESLHELLALYERVHLRNTQDYSGITHDELGIRSAWWELGPVELRFRLQRYIWHPRDHAVSIDKILDASGHRHTANHRFASRLFSGLGTAEAALIGADGFFTDQIDSLAITINQRADEAARLLNQVTDS from the coding sequence ATGAGTACATTGATAGTTCAATGGGCAAATCAGCACGATTTTCACACGCTATTGAAGCGATCCGAGGTCGAAGACAAGCCGGTCCTTCTGGATTTGCACTCACCGGAATGCTCCGGCTGCCGAGGTCATGATCGGGATATCTACTCCGATTCCGACGTTGCCCGCGACATCGCCGAGCACACCTTCCCGGTTCGGGTAGTCACCACCGCTCCGGACCAGGCGGCCACGGACATCATCAATAACCACATCTACATCTGGTCACCGACCATCCAATTGCTCGCACCCGACCAGACGCGATACCACGAATGGAACGGGGCACCGCGTCGCACGCGGTTGTCCGTCGGCTACCAGACCGTCTTCCACGACACCCCTGGTCATCTGACACCGGAGAGCTTCAAAGCTCAGTTGCTCGTCGGACGGGGCAAAGCGGCGCTGCGGAAGAAGAAGCACGGCGAGTCGATCAGGCTCTTCGACGAGGCGATCACGCGCCACTCCACCGATCGCGTCACGGTGGAGGAAGCCACACGGTGGCGCAAAGTCGCCCGCAACGGCGGTGTGATCGAATCAACGTGGGACCGTCATCGTCAGGTGACGACATCTCCCCTCGCGATCGCTGTCGAGCGCTTCGCCCAGACTGTCGCCACAGTGCCTGACGAGCTTCTGATGAAAGACTGGGTAGGAAAACCTGGGGCCGGCGACTGGCAGTGGTACTCGGACTGTCTGCGTGAAGTTGTCCTTCAGGGCTATCAAGAACTGTGCGATTTCGCGGTCACCGCCGAGCGTGAACGGGCAAAGCACGGACCACAATTCAACGACACGTACCGGCTGCTGGGCCAGCACCGGTTCGCGTACCGCGAATTCCAGTCGCTGTTCGTCGGTGTCCCGGACGCGTTGCTGGATAACACACCGCTGCGTTCCGAGCGCTCCATCCGTGAAAACCTCGCCCACGTGGTCATGGCGGAATGGTGGGCCTACCGGCCTCAGATCTTGCACGCCTTGGATCGAGGCCGCAAAGGGCTACCGCCACAAGCGGTTCCGGCTGCGGACACTGTTGCTCAGCACGGTGAACCGCCGGGCAACCACGAAAGTCTGCACGAGCTGCTGGCGCTGTATGAACGCGTGCATCTGCGCAACACACAGGACTACTCCGGCATCACCCACGATGAACTCGGAATCCGTTCCGCATGGTGGGAACTGGGCCCCGTCGAACTGCGCTTCCGCCTCCAGCGCTACATCTGGCACCCCCGCGACCATGCCGTGTCGATCGACAAGATTCTCGACGCTTCCGGACACCGACATACCGCCAACCACCGCTTCGCCTCACGACTGTTCAGCGGATTGGGAACGGCCGAAGCCGCACTGATCGGCGCTGACGGATTCTTCACCGACCAGATCGACTCTCTCGCAATCACCATCAATCAACGCGCCGACGAAGCTGCCCGGCTGCTCAACCAGGTCACCGATAGCTGA